A genomic segment from Lytechinus variegatus isolate NC3 chromosome 10, Lvar_3.0, whole genome shotgun sequence encodes:
- the LOC121423079 gene encoding uncharacterized protein LOC121423079 — MDDTKRRLIKSLSKLKADAVKAGLTLDEVEHVMLSKCNDSSKRERHIATRAGQCSGDDTGGSTAGSRHPASSALTKCSRFLTPLLVCFAALLSCLHYFGHLSSLTDILTANPCLWEANVLFMEISRPVEKCDFCDGLTSFPTYQDISRDEFLDRHAYTNRPALILEGGTTNWSALDVFSYKFFQNLYRDNDRALEAQEDCQFFPYKSGIESFQEFLNMSDDKANLKEEQWYVGWSNCDTVISAELRKHYTMPHFLPEGSESSITDWIFIGGPGLGANVHIDSVDRPSWQAQISGSKTWTLIPPPECEHVCHEINATMVKGNVIVVDTNKWYHKTDIHPGGISITIGSEYD; from the exons ATGGATGATACGAAACGGAGACTTATCAAGAGTTTATCGAAATTAAAGGCAGACGCCGTGAAAGCTGGATTAACTTTGGACGAAGTTGAACATGTTATGCTTTCGAAATGCAACGACTCTTCAAAACGCGAGCGGCATATCGCTACCCGTGCAGGCCAGTGCTCTGGGGACGACACTGGCGGGTCTACCGCTGGATCTCGACATCCTGCATCATCGGCTCTCACAAAATGTTCCCGTTTTCTGACACCATTACTCGTTTGCTTCGCGGCTCTCCTGTCATGCCTCCATTATTTTGGACATTTGAGCAGTCTGACAGACATTCTAACAGCCAACCCGTGCTTATGGGAAGCAAATGTATTGTTCATGGAGATTTCGAGACCAGTTGAAAAGTGCGATTTTTGTGACGGTCTCACTTCCTTTCCGACGTACCAAGACATTTCCCGCGATGAATTTTTGGACAGACACGCGTACACCAATCGACCGGCCCTTATTCTGGAAGGAGGAACCACAAATTGGAGTGCCCTAGATGTATTCAGCTACAAGTTCTTTCAGAATTTATACCGGGATAACGATAGGGCACTGGAGGCGCAGGAGGACTGCCAGTTCTTTCCATACAAGTCTGGAATCGAATCCTTCCAAGAATTCCTTAACATGTCTGATGACAAAGCCAATTTGAAGGAGGAGCAGTGGTATGTTGGGTG GAGTAACTGCGATACAGTGATCTCAGCTGAGCTTAGGAAACATTACACAATGCCCCACTTTCTTCCTGAAGGTTCTGAGTCGAGTATCACAGACTGGATATTTATTGGTGGACCTGGACTAGGGGCTAACGTCCAT ATTGACAGTGTGGACAGACCTTCGTGGCAGGCTCAGATCAGTGGTTCTAAAACATGGACGCTCATCCCTCCACCAGAATGTGAACACGTCTGTCATGAAATCAATGCTACCATGGTCAAAGGGAATGTCA TCGTGGTTGATACCAATAAATGGTACCACAAAACGGATATCCACCCCGGCGGTATCAGTATCACAATCGGCTCGGAGTATGATTGA